In the genome of Rhodoplanes sp. Z2-YC6860, one region contains:
- a CDS encoding DNA primase family protein has product MARLRAIRMLRTSEAEKDAVLAESFIKLATSNEPILVRELNQPFFELRPQFKLFISGNYKPRIRGTDDGIWRRIILVPWLVKVSDEMCDPHLADKLKAEASGILNRMLEGVVDWMKGGLQVPPPIAEATAEYRSDSDHLGRFKAECLREVPGSRVASADIYDVFVAWAKSTGAPIWTRTGFGRAMTDRGSKSTKSGSNYWIGIELTRQLSDFGSADEPPVDDQTPPTATDDVPIEH; this is encoded by the coding sequence AACGTCCGAGGCTGAGAAGGACGCGGTGCTGGCAGAGTCCTTTATAAAGCTCGCGACCTCGAACGAGCCAATTCTCGTCCGAGAGCTGAACCAACCGTTTTTCGAGCTGCGGCCCCAGTTCAAGCTATTTATCTCAGGGAACTACAAACCGCGTATCCGCGGGACCGATGACGGCATTTGGCGCCGGATCATCCTCGTGCCGTGGCTCGTTAAGGTCAGCGATGAGATGTGCGATCCGCACCTCGCCGACAAGCTGAAGGCAGAGGCGTCCGGCATTCTGAATCGAATGCTTGAAGGGGTCGTAGATTGGATGAAGGGCGGCTTGCAGGTTCCGCCGCCGATCGCCGAGGCAACTGCGGAGTACCGTTCTGACTCGGACCACCTCGGACGCTTCAAGGCCGAATGCCTGCGCGAGGTGCCGGGCAGCCGGGTCGCTTCGGCGGACATCTATGATGTCTTCGTAGCCTGGGCGAAATCGACCGGCGCTCCGATCTGGACGCGGACCGGGTTCGGCAGGGCCATGACGGATCGCGGCTCCAAAAGCACCAAGTCCGGCAGCAATTACTGGATTGGCATCGAGCTCACGCGCCAGCTGTCAGATTTCGGAAGCGCTGACGAACCGCCTGTCGATGACCAAACACCACCGACGGCAACAGACGACGTACCCATCGAACACTGA
- a CDS encoding Hsp20/alpha crystallin family protein, protein MPIRDLIPWNRGRSDLAVRRNDEATNPFLALHREMNRLFDDAFRGFDVGFPSLGDRQFGGGLGWPNLEVSEHANEVKVTAELPGLEEKDVDIHLADGVLTISGEKKTETEDGDRLFTERYYGRFERRIPVDDVDVDKVKALFKNGVLTVILPRLPAAKSNIRRIAINER, encoded by the coding sequence ATGCCCATTAGAGATCTGATCCCCTGGAATCGCGGTCGCAGCGATCTGGCTGTCCGCAGAAACGACGAAGCGACGAATCCCTTTCTCGCGCTCCACCGCGAGATGAATCGCCTGTTCGACGATGCATTTCGCGGCTTCGATGTGGGATTTCCAAGCCTTGGAGACCGGCAGTTCGGCGGGGGCTTGGGTTGGCCCAACCTCGAAGTGAGCGAACACGCCAATGAGGTGAAGGTCACCGCCGAGCTTCCCGGGCTCGAGGAAAAGGATGTCGACATTCACCTCGCGGATGGCGTTCTGACGATCAGCGGAGAAAAAAAGACCGAGACGGAGGACGGGGACCGCCTCTTCACCGAGCGTTACTACGGTCGGTTCGAACGCCGCATCCCGGTCGACGACGTTGATGTCGACAAGGTGAAAGCTTTGTTCAAGAACGGCGTGCTGACCGTCATCTTGCCTCGTCTGCCGGCGGCGAAGTCGAACATCCGGCGGATCGCCATCAACGAGAGATAA
- a CDS encoding Hsp20 family protein, with the protein MRTFDPTPLWRSTVGFDRLFDLMDQSAHFQANDAYPPYNIERTGEDHYRISLALAGFSPDEVAITAELNVLTVEGQKAQKADTEYLYQGISARPFRRVFNLADYVQVKSASFEEGLLKIDLVREVPEAMKPRRIAINGGTSTTTIAQKKAA; encoded by the coding sequence ATGAGGACTTTCGACCCCACCCCACTCTGGCGCTCGACCGTTGGCTTCGACCGCCTCTTCGACCTGATGGACCAATCGGCTCATTTCCAGGCCAACGACGCCTACCCGCCCTACAACATCGAACGCACGGGCGAAGACCACTACCGCATCTCGCTGGCGCTGGCCGGATTCAGCCCGGACGAAGTGGCCATCACGGCGGAGCTGAATGTTCTCACCGTGGAAGGTCAGAAGGCTCAGAAGGCGGACACCGAGTATCTCTATCAAGGCATCTCCGCACGCCCGTTCCGACGTGTGTTCAACCTCGCCGACTATGTGCAGGTGAAGAGCGCCTCCTTCGAGGAAGGTCTGCTCAAGATCGACCTTGTGAGGGAAGTGCCCGAGGCCATGAAGCCGCGGCGCATTGCCATCAACGGCGGCACGAGCACGACGACGATCGCGCAGAAGAAAGCAGCCTAA
- the groES gene encoding co-chaperone GroES, producing the protein MTFRPLHDRVVVRRIEADEKTASGIIIPDTAKEKPSQGEVIAVGPGGRDESGKLIPIDIKTGDRVLFGKWSGTEVKIDGEDLLIIKESDILGVIDETTKIRKAA; encoded by the coding sequence ATGACGTTCCGTCCACTGCATGACCGTGTCGTCGTGCGCCGTATCGAGGCCGATGAGAAAACCGCCAGCGGCATCATTATTCCGGACACCGCGAAGGAGAAGCCGTCGCAGGGCGAAGTGATTGCCGTAGGGCCTGGCGGTCGCGATGAAAGCGGCAAGCTCATTCCGATCGATATCAAGACCGGAGACCGCGTGTTGTTCGGCAAGTGGTCGGGCACCGAGGTCAAGATCGACGGCGAGGATCTGCTGATCATAAAGGAAAGCGACATCCTCGGCGTGATCGACGAGACCACCAAAATTCGCAAGGCCGCGTAA
- a CDS encoding TIGR02594 family protein: MIIAYNQAFDQRQKTFFEKKFELSRKKISQLSALLAFFMIKSTAAANADVPESHVLGQDSLALTSPSLEATHVSLITKQSPFVKRGSFRSHAKHQLDRPVMRLLAVHEDGSNIVGGDVKTPLSTSIIIEARRWIGTNPTGLRKLWCANFMNFVLTRLGYSGTSSDMAQSFASYGKRLVGPEIGAIAVMRRGKSGGHVGVVTGFAASGNPIIISGNYTHRVAEAVYSRSHIYAYVAP; the protein is encoded by the coding sequence ATGATCATTGCCTACAATCAAGCTTTCGATCAGCGTCAGAAAACCTTCTTTGAAAAGAAATTCGAACTATCGCGGAAGAAAATCTCGCAACTATCGGCCTTGCTCGCTTTCTTCATGATTAAATCGACGGCGGCGGCCAACGCCGACGTGCCGGAATCGCATGTGCTTGGACAGGACAGCCTCGCGCTAACCAGCCCGAGCCTTGAAGCAACGCATGTGTCGCTGATTACCAAACAGAGCCCTTTCGTAAAGCGGGGGAGTTTCCGCTCCCACGCGAAACATCAACTGGACAGGCCTGTGATGAGGTTGCTTGCCGTCCATGAGGACGGTTCGAACATCGTGGGGGGCGATGTGAAAACTCCCTTGAGCACATCGATCATTATCGAGGCGCGCCGTTGGATCGGCACCAACCCAACCGGCCTTCGGAAGTTGTGGTGCGCAAACTTTATGAATTTCGTTCTTACTCGTCTCGGCTATTCCGGGACGTCGTCGGACATGGCGCAGTCCTTTGCCTCCTACGGCAAACGTCTCGTAGGCCCAGAGATTGGCGCTATAGCAGTCATGAGACGCGGCAAAAGCGGCGGGCACGTTGGAGTGGTTACCGGCTTTGCCGCGAGTGGAAACCCGATCATCATCTCGGGAAATTACACGCACCGCGTTGCGGAGGCGGTCTATTCGCGAAGTCATATCTACGCATACGTTGCTCCATAG
- a CDS encoding L,D-transpeptidase, with amino-acid sequence MRMTLVSAAFCLCFANSTVAAPNAPALPVSIRAQTVNDAEWSDKATQETVGPMTVKLQVLLDRAHFSPGEIDGKRGENLDKAIAAYAAAQGANSGMSTELWQKLIEMFKGPVIVGYKISEGDVKGPFAEKIPEKMEDMKDLPALSYINPKEQLAEKFHMSPELLVSLNPDQQKFDKAGATIMVASVASAKLSEKAVKIEVDKGKQILKVLGKAKALLAVYPVTAGSTEKPAPDGILKVTSIAANPTYRYNPDYAFKGVKSQEAFTIKPGPNNPVGLAWIGLNKEGYGIHGTPEPSKISKSESHGCIRLTNWDALQLASTITKGVPVEFIGDEKDRPLAQAQKRKGKRSKPR; translated from the coding sequence ATGCGAATGACATTGGTCTCTGCAGCATTCTGTTTATGTTTTGCAAATTCGACGGTTGCAGCACCGAACGCGCCTGCTTTGCCCGTCTCCATTCGAGCCCAAACTGTTAATGACGCGGAATGGAGCGATAAAGCCACCCAGGAAACCGTCGGCCCGATGACGGTCAAATTGCAGGTCCTGCTGGATCGTGCCCACTTTTCACCGGGCGAAATCGACGGAAAGAGAGGCGAAAACCTCGATAAAGCAATTGCAGCCTATGCTGCCGCACAAGGCGCAAACTCCGGCATGTCGACAGAGCTTTGGCAAAAACTTATCGAAATGTTCAAGGGGCCTGTCATTGTCGGGTACAAGATTTCGGAAGGCGATGTCAAAGGGCCCTTTGCCGAGAAAATTCCGGAGAAAATGGAGGACATGAAGGATCTACCGGCATTATCCTACATCAACCCGAAAGAGCAGCTCGCTGAGAAATTCCACATGAGTCCGGAGCTTCTGGTTTCGCTCAATCCTGATCAGCAGAAGTTCGATAAGGCGGGCGCAACGATCATGGTCGCCAGCGTTGCAAGCGCCAAATTGTCAGAGAAGGCGGTCAAGATCGAAGTTGATAAGGGCAAGCAAATCTTAAAGGTGTTGGGAAAGGCAAAGGCACTGCTCGCGGTCTATCCCGTGACGGCAGGAAGCACGGAGAAGCCTGCGCCAGATGGCATACTCAAGGTAACGTCCATCGCCGCGAACCCGACGTATCGGTACAATCCCGACTACGCTTTCAAAGGTGTGAAATCTCAGGAAGCTTTCACCATCAAGCCCGGTCCCAACAACCCTGTTGGGCTGGCCTGGATCGGGCTGAACAAAGAGGGCTATGGCATTCACGGAACGCCAGAGCCCTCGAAGATCAGCAAGTCTGAATCGCATGGATGCATCCGGCTGACGAATTGGGACGCGCTACAGCTTGCTTCAACAATCACGAAGGGCGTTCCGGTCGAGTTCATCGGCGACGAGAAGGATCGCCCCCTAGCTCAAGCTCAAAAACGGAAGGGCAAGCGTTCCAAACCGCGTTAG